In one window of Paucibacter aquatile DNA:
- the lptF gene encoding LPS export ABC transporter permease LptF — translation MLFDSTVRTELARSFGVTLVVILTTVLTIMLIGTLGQAAGGSVAPQDVMLLLGYASLGHLPTMLILSLFIAIVTSLGRMYRDSEMSIWFSSGIGLSRFAKPVFRMAWPVLLVVMVLYLLIWPWGNQNSAQLRERYQKRSDLSRVAPGQFQPSRDGSRVFFIERDSEDGRTGRNVFILSKQQDSESVTTSSKGRIEQVGDDRFLVLDRGQRNETKGFGGEKTLARFEEYQVLMDSQVLRSADQLPPKALATLELINNPTPRNRAELAWRFGMILSAFNMCLLGLGLSATNPRRASNWNLLFALLTFVVYFNLVNLSQSWITSGRMSMGGALLSVHGSALALALLLLWWRDQGNRIHLPRRRGGGLKAGCQGGAA, via the coding sequence ATGTTATTCGATTCCACCGTACGCACCGAGTTGGCGCGCAGCTTCGGCGTGACCCTCGTGGTCATCCTCACCACCGTCCTCACCATCATGCTGATTGGCACCCTGGGCCAGGCGGCGGGCGGCAGCGTGGCGCCGCAGGATGTGATGCTGCTGCTGGGCTATGCCTCGCTAGGCCATCTGCCCACGATGCTGATCCTGTCGCTGTTCATTGCCATCGTGACCAGCCTCGGCCGCATGTACCGCGATTCGGAGATGTCGATTTGGTTCTCCAGCGGCATCGGCCTGAGCCGATTCGCCAAGCCGGTGTTCCGCATGGCCTGGCCGGTCCTCCTGGTGGTGATGGTGCTCTACCTCTTGATCTGGCCCTGGGGCAACCAGAACAGCGCCCAGCTGCGCGAGCGCTATCAAAAACGCAGCGACTTGTCCCGTGTGGCACCCGGCCAGTTCCAGCCTTCACGTGACGGCAGCCGCGTCTTCTTCATCGAACGAGACAGCGAGGACGGACGCACTGGCCGCAATGTCTTCATCCTGTCCAAACAACAGGACAGCGAATCTGTCACCACCTCGTCCAAGGGCCGCATCGAGCAGGTCGGCGACGACCGCTTCTTGGTGCTGGATCGCGGTCAACGCAACGAAACGAAGGGCTTTGGCGGCGAAAAGACCTTGGCCCGCTTCGAGGAGTACCAGGTCTTGATGGACAGCCAGGTCTTGCGCTCGGCCGATCAATTGCCGCCCAAAGCACTGGCCACTCTGGAACTGATCAACAACCCAACGCCGCGCAACCGGGCCGAGCTGGCCTGGCGCTTCGGCATGATTCTGTCGGCCTTCAATATGTGCTTGCTGGGCCTGGGTCTGTCGGCCACCAATCCGCGCCGTGCCAGCAATTGGAACCTGCTGTTCGCCTTGCTGACCTTTGTGGTCTATTTCAATCTGGTCAATCTCAGCCAGTCCTGGATCACCAGTGGCCGCATGAGCATGGGTGGCGCCCTGCTGAGCGTGCACGGCAGCGCGTTGGCGCTGGCACTGTTGCTGCTGTGGTGGCGTGACCAGGGCAATCGCATCCACCTACCGCGCCGCCGCGGCGGCGGCTTGAAGGCCGGCTGCCAGGGAGGCGCCGCATGA
- a CDS encoding leucyl aminopeptidase, giving the protein MDFRTQSASFDALASFNADALILVLGGDTLPEGLDAGLSALIKDAIKLGDFELKAGKSLVLQRPVGVKAPRLVLAASGKTSVKAARAAVQSALGHLKGRGVAHAGVAFVGFDLAAHGDSLAEQFVLAAGDATYVYRHTKPSAPEAGKLSKLTLLVDKGDVAFAKAAKQGLARGEAIGAGVELARECANRPGNYATPTYLGEQVKALGQTYGLKVEVLDKKAVEKLGMGSFLSVAQGSDEPLRFIVARYEGAAKTQAPVVLVGKGITFDSGGISLKPGAEMDEMKFDMGGAASVIGTLRAVAELKPKINLVVLIAACENMPSGRALKPGDVVTSMSGQTIEILNTDAEGRLILCDALTYAERFKPAAVVDVATLTGACVIALGGVRSGMYANDESLAQALTAAGEASLDLCWRMPLDDDYEEGLKSNFADVANVGSRAGGSITAAKFLQRFASKYAWGHLDIAGTAWKGGAAKGGTGRPVGLLTHFVLSQVR; this is encoded by the coding sequence ATGGACTTCCGTACACAGTCTGCGTCCTTTGACGCATTGGCCAGCTTCAATGCTGATGCCTTGATCCTGGTTCTGGGTGGCGACACGCTGCCTGAGGGCCTGGACGCCGGCCTGAGCGCCCTCATCAAGGACGCGATCAAGCTGGGCGACTTCGAGTTGAAAGCTGGCAAGTCGCTGGTGCTGCAGCGCCCGGTCGGTGTGAAGGCCCCGCGCCTGGTGTTGGCAGCTTCTGGCAAGACCAGTGTCAAGGCCGCTCGCGCTGCTGTGCAATCGGCGCTTGGCCATCTCAAGGGCCGTGGCGTGGCCCATGCCGGCGTCGCCTTTGTCGGCTTCGACCTCGCGGCTCACGGCGACAGCCTGGCCGAGCAGTTCGTGCTGGCTGCAGGCGATGCGACGTATGTGTATCGCCACACCAAACCCAGCGCGCCGGAAGCCGGCAAGCTGAGCAAGCTGACGCTGCTGGTGGACAAGGGCGATGTCGCTTTTGCCAAGGCTGCCAAGCAAGGTCTGGCCCGCGGCGAGGCGATTGGTGCGGGTGTCGAGTTGGCCCGCGAATGCGCCAATCGCCCGGGCAACTACGCCACGCCGACCTACCTCGGCGAGCAGGTCAAGGCCTTGGGCCAAACCTACGGCCTGAAGGTTGAAGTGCTGGACAAGAAGGCCGTCGAGAAGCTGGGCATGGGTTCCTTCCTGTCCGTCGCGCAAGGCTCGGACGAGCCGCTGCGTTTCATCGTCGCCCGCTACGAAGGCGCAGCCAAGACGCAGGCGCCCGTGGTGCTGGTGGGCAAGGGCATCACCTTTGACTCGGGCGGCATTTCGCTGAAGCCGGGCGCCGAAATGGACGAGATGAAGTTCGACATGGGCGGCGCCGCCAGTGTCATCGGCACCCTGCGTGCCGTGGCTGAGCTCAAGCCCAAGATCAATCTGGTGGTGCTGATCGCTGCCTGCGAGAACATGCCCAGCGGCCGCGCCCTCAAGCCGGGTGATGTGGTGACCTCGATGTCGGGTCAGACCATCGAAATCCTGAACACCGATGCTGAAGGCCGTCTGATTCTGTGTGATGCGCTGACCTATGCCGAGCGATTCAAGCCCGCAGCCGTGGTGGATGTGGCCACGCTGACGGGTGCATGCGTGATCGCTCTGGGCGGTGTGCGCAGCGGCATGTATGCCAACGACGAGAGCCTGGCGCAAGCCCTGACCGCAGCTGGCGAAGCGTCGCTGGATTTGTGCTGGCGCATGCCTCTGGATGACGACTACGAAGAGGGCCTCAAGAGCAACTTCGCGGACGTCGCCAACGTGGGCTCGCGCGCCGGTGGCTCCATCACCGCGGCCAAGTTCCTGCAGCGCTTTGCCAGCAAGTACGCCTGGGGTCATCTGGATATCGCCGGCACGGCCTGGAAGGGTGGCGCGGCCAAGGGCGGCACCGGCCGTCCGGTGGGCCTGCTGACCCACTTCGTGCTGTCGCAAGTTCGTTGA
- a CDS encoding DNA polymerase III subunit chi, with amino-acid sequence MDRMTTEVSFYTGVADRLGYLVRLLRKSQQAGVRTGVCGPAHLLGRLDGKLWDAEASIFVPHARWEAAHAGTPLGEHTPILLSERCVDLPHREVLLNVGADMPEGFDEFQRVLEVVSTDPEQVQAARRRWRRYEELGFKVIHHKVA; translated from the coding sequence ATGGACCGAATGACAACCGAAGTCAGTTTCTACACCGGCGTTGCCGACCGGCTCGGCTACCTCGTGCGTCTGCTGCGCAAATCACAGCAGGCCGGGGTGCGCACGGGTGTGTGTGGGCCGGCTCATCTTCTGGGGCGTCTGGACGGCAAGCTCTGGGATGCCGAGGCCAGCATTTTTGTGCCGCACGCGCGCTGGGAAGCTGCGCATGCGGGCACGCCCTTGGGCGAGCACACGCCGATCTTGTTGAGTGAGCGCTGCGTGGACTTGCCCCACCGCGAAGTGCTGCTCAATGTCGGCGCTGACATGCCCGAAGGATTCGATGAGTTTCAGCGCGTGCTGGAGGTGGTCTCGACCGACCCCGAGCAGGTGCAGGCCGCGCGCCGGCGCTGGCGCCGCTATGAAGAGTTGGGCTTCAAGGTCATCCACCACAAGGTGGCCTGA
- a CDS encoding branched-chain amino acid ABC transporter substrate-binding protein, whose amino-acid sequence MQVKLNVVVGAVALMLSGAAMSQDLVVKIGHVGPTSGAIAHLGKDNELGARMAITELNAKGVMIGGKKAKFELLAEDDAGDPKQGTAAAQKLVDSKVNGVVGHLNSGTSIPASKVYSDAGIPQISPSATNPKFTRNGYKTTFRVVADDVHLGGTLGKYAVKELKGQSIAVIDDRTAYGQGVADEFEKGVKAAGGKVVGREFTTDKATDFTAILTNLKAKKPDVVFFGGMDAVAGPMLRQMKQLGIEAKFVGGDGICSGELPKLAAGTMGDGQVVCAEAGGVEGESKKTSDAFKAKFKEAYKVEVQIYAPYVYDAVNVLVAAMVKAGSAEPAKYLPVLAKTEGYKGVTGTISFDNKGDIKNGALTMYTYKGGEKSQIAVVR is encoded by the coding sequence ATGCAGGTTAAATTGAATGTTGTGGTCGGCGCCGTGGCGCTGATGCTGAGCGGTGCAGCCATGTCCCAGGACCTGGTTGTGAAGATCGGCCACGTCGGCCCCACCAGCGGCGCGATTGCCCACCTGGGCAAGGACAATGAGTTGGGCGCTCGCATGGCCATCACCGAGCTGAACGCCAAGGGCGTGATGATCGGCGGCAAGAAGGCCAAGTTCGAACTGCTGGCCGAAGACGATGCTGGCGATCCGAAGCAAGGCACCGCCGCAGCTCAAAAGCTTGTAGACTCCAAGGTCAACGGCGTGGTCGGTCACCTGAATTCGGGCACCTCCATCCCGGCCTCCAAGGTCTACAGCGACGCGGGCATCCCCCAGATTTCGCCTTCGGCCACCAACCCCAAGTTCACTCGCAACGGCTACAAGACCACCTTCCGTGTGGTGGCTGATGACGTGCACCTGGGTGGCACGCTGGGCAAGTACGCCGTCAAGGAGCTGAAGGGCCAGTCGATCGCCGTGATCGATGACCGTACCGCTTACGGCCAAGGCGTGGCCGACGAGTTCGAAAAGGGCGTCAAGGCAGCTGGCGGCAAGGTTGTTGGTCGTGAATTCACCACCGACAAGGCCACGGACTTCACCGCCATCCTGACCAACTTGAAGGCCAAGAAGCCCGACGTGGTCTTCTTCGGCGGTATGGATGCAGTGGCTGGCCCGATGCTGCGCCAGATGAAGCAACTGGGCATCGAAGCCAAGTTTGTGGGTGGCGACGGCATCTGCTCGGGCGAGTTGCCCAAGCTGGCCGCTGGCACCATGGGCGACGGCCAAGTGGTGTGCGCTGAAGCCGGTGGCGTGGAAGGCGAATCGAAGAAGACTTCGGACGCTTTCAAGGCCAAGTTCAAGGAAGCCTACAAGGTCGAAGTCCAGATCTACGCGCCCTACGTCTACGACGCAGTGAACGTTCTGGTGGCAGCCATGGTCAAGGCGGGCTCTGCTGAGCCGGCCAAGTACCTGCCGGTGCTCGCCAAGACCGAAGGCTACAAGGGTGTCACGGGCACCATCTCCTTCGACAACAAGGGCGACATCAAGAACGGCGCTCTGACCATGTACACCTACAAGGGTGGCGAAAAGTCGCAAATCGCTGTGGTTCGTTGA
- a CDS encoding TIGR03013 family XrtA/PEP-CTERM system glycosyltransferase, with protein sequence MIRIFSHYLHRQTLLQVFFDLGLIVFAVVAVVLSQEEAASSVIPFVASHGLSLAGCMFVINSASGLYQHVHNRSLTESCARALLGLLFGLPLAYAIFSLLPVDPGHRQLVTFAAMLAVAAVMVHRVYAAHAGAQSRTRTRILIFGSGAVAKTVGATLKAADPHALIVGYLAGPNEESSEVPANELIQARGSLTDTARSLGVDEIVVALSERRGGSMPLRQLLDCKLYGIRVVDIATHFEKTLAQIKISHVNAGWLIFGDGFNQGVFRTAVKRICDIVFSSLIFVLTLPVMAVTAVLIKLESKGPVLYQQERVGLNGAVFKVIKFRSMRTDAEKDGKPRWATLNDDRVTRVGRFIRKVRIDELPQLINVLRGEMSMVGPRPERQFFVDDLVNKIPYFAVRHSVKPGVTGWAQVRYEYGSTVEDSIEKLQYDLYYVKNNSLFLDLLIMLETVAVVLTGKGAR encoded by the coding sequence ATGATTCGGATATTCAGCCACTATTTGCATCGGCAGACTTTGCTGCAGGTCTTTTTTGATCTGGGTTTGATCGTCTTTGCGGTGGTCGCCGTGGTTCTGAGTCAGGAAGAGGCTGCCAGCTCGGTCATTCCTTTTGTCGCCTCTCATGGTTTGTCCTTGGCTGGTTGCATGTTTGTCATCAACTCGGCCAGTGGTTTGTACCAGCATGTGCACAACCGCTCGCTGACCGAGTCCTGCGCCCGCGCTTTGCTCGGCTTGCTGTTCGGTCTGCCGCTCGCTTATGCCATCTTCAGCCTGCTGCCGGTGGATCCGGGTCATCGTCAATTGGTGACGTTCGCTGCCATGCTTGCCGTTGCGGCCGTGATGGTTCATCGCGTGTATGCCGCCCATGCCGGTGCCCAGTCGCGCACCCGTACTCGCATCCTGATTTTTGGTTCCGGCGCTGTGGCCAAGACGGTCGGCGCCACCCTGAAGGCAGCCGACCCCCATGCGCTGATCGTGGGTTACCTGGCCGGTCCCAACGAGGAGTCTTCGGAAGTGCCGGCCAATGAACTGATCCAGGCCCGCGGCTCTTTGACGGACACAGCGCGCAGCTTGGGTGTTGATGAAATCGTTGTCGCTCTGTCTGAGCGGCGTGGTGGCAGCATGCCGCTGCGCCAGTTGCTAGATTGCAAGCTCTACGGTATCCGCGTGGTCGACATCGCGACGCATTTTGAAAAGACCCTCGCCCAGATCAAGATCAGTCACGTCAATGCGGGTTGGTTGATTTTCGGCGACGGCTTCAACCAGGGCGTGTTCCGCACGGCTGTCAAACGCATCTGCGATATCGTCTTTTCGTCGCTGATTTTCGTACTGACCTTGCCGGTGATGGCTGTGACCGCCGTGCTGATCAAGCTGGAATCCAAAGGCCCCGTCCTGTACCAGCAAGAGCGCGTCGGTCTGAATGGTGCAGTGTTCAAGGTGATCAAGTTCCGCAGCATGCGCACGGATGCCGAAAAGGATGGCAAGCCTCGCTGGGCTACCTTGAACGACGACCGCGTGACTCGCGTCGGTCGCTTCATTCGCAAGGTGCGCATCGACGAGTTGCCGCAACTGATCAATGTGCTGCGCGGCGAAATGAGCATGGTCGGCCCGCGTCCGGAGCGCCAGTTCTTCGTCGATGACCTGGTCAACAAGATTCCTTATTTTGCTGTTCGCCACAGCGTCAAACCGGGTGTCACGGGTTGGGCTCAAGTCCGTTACGAGTACGGTTCGACGGTGGAGGATTCGATCGAGAAGCTGCAGTACGACCTGTACTACGTGAAGAACAACTCGCTTTTTCTTGATCTGCTGATCATGCTGGAAACGGTCGCCGTGGTGTTGACCGGCAAAGGCGCGCGCTGA
- the prsK gene encoding XrtA/PEP-CTERM system histidine kinase PrsK, with product MLQSLMLNSLLDLSLFGDALAAMAYAVFTLYFAWKLCWQRSAPAHIVSYVFLSALLVSTGWAAFSWLTQWLRLPIEVDVWLIPLADWLRYALWLAFVCLLLRPADGGARAAGLPRFAPLAVVVSLTSLAFLISREYSSPWLSWPVMLSRPAAFAALAQAVVGLILVEQLLRNVSADSRWNAKPVCLGLSAIFAFDLFFFSQAALFRRFDSDALSVRALVHSLAVPLLFMAARRQVDWLDKLHVSRAAVFHSAALLLVGAYLLLVSAVGYYVRYTGGEWGRALQLALMFVALIALAVAVLSGAIRARLKIYISKNFFNYRYDYREEWLRFTAILSSGSSPQEMGLTVVKALANLVEAPSGALWLRRGAEAELRPVANWNLPQQDRAEQAASGFCEFLRERNWIVDIQQLHAQHQHYQAVALPEWLLADSRYWLVIPLIVGGELLGLVVLGRPRAPIEVNWEVRDLLKTASSQAASYLAQMQAAEALLEARKFDAFNRMSAFVVHDLKNIVTQLSLMMKNAKRLRDNPEFQQDMLDTVENSLEKMRQLMLQLREGEKPHGVSSGVDLVGIAKRLAAAAEAKGRRLNLQLSQGLRTRGHEDRVERVIGHVVQNAFDASAADAEVRLVLEQNGSMARLIVSDQGCGMSEDFIQNRLFKPFQTTKSSGMGIGAYESYQYLQELGGKISVDSKLKIGTTVTISLPLFHGGGAGEHSLVGGA from the coding sequence GTGCTCCAATCGCTGATGCTCAATAGTTTGCTGGATCTCAGCTTGTTCGGTGATGCGCTGGCCGCTATGGCCTATGCCGTTTTCACCTTGTACTTCGCCTGGAAGCTGTGCTGGCAGCGCAGCGCTCCAGCCCACATTGTTTCCTACGTCTTTCTCTCGGCCTTGCTTGTCAGCACGGGCTGGGCGGCCTTTTCCTGGCTCACCCAATGGCTTCGTTTGCCGATCGAGGTCGATGTCTGGCTGATTCCTTTGGCGGATTGGTTGCGCTACGCGCTGTGGCTGGCATTTGTGTGTCTGCTGTTACGGCCCGCCGATGGGGGCGCTCGGGCGGCAGGTCTGCCGCGTTTCGCGCCGCTCGCCGTCGTGGTGTCTTTGACATCTCTGGCGTTTTTGATCTCGCGTGAGTACAGCAGCCCGTGGTTGTCTTGGCCTGTCATGCTCAGCCGACCGGCGGCATTTGCGGCTCTGGCTCAGGCCGTGGTCGGGCTGATTCTGGTGGAGCAGTTGCTGCGCAATGTTTCGGCCGATTCGCGCTGGAACGCCAAGCCGGTTTGCCTTGGCTTGAGCGCCATCTTTGCATTCGATCTGTTTTTCTTTTCGCAGGCCGCCTTGTTTCGCCGCTTTGACAGCGACGCATTGAGTGTCCGCGCCCTGGTCCACAGTCTCGCGGTCCCATTGTTGTTCATGGCCGCACGCAGGCAGGTCGACTGGCTGGACAAACTCCATGTTTCTCGCGCCGCGGTGTTCCACTCGGCCGCGCTTTTGCTCGTGGGCGCCTACCTTTTGCTGGTTTCGGCGGTGGGCTATTACGTGCGCTACACCGGCGGCGAGTGGGGCAGGGCCCTGCAACTGGCCCTGATGTTTGTGGCCTTGATTGCACTGGCTGTGGCGGTGCTGTCCGGCGCAATTCGGGCTCGCTTGAAGATCTACATCAGCAAGAACTTTTTCAATTACCGCTACGACTACCGAGAGGAGTGGCTGCGTTTCACGGCCATTCTGTCTTCTGGCAGCTCTCCGCAGGAGATGGGGCTGACGGTGGTCAAGGCCTTGGCCAATCTGGTGGAAGCCCCTTCCGGAGCTTTGTGGTTGCGCCGTGGTGCCGAGGCTGAGCTGCGCCCGGTGGCGAACTGGAACCTGCCTCAGCAGGATCGCGCGGAGCAAGCTGCCTCGGGCTTTTGTGAGTTCTTGCGCGAACGCAACTGGATCGTTGACATCCAGCAACTCCATGCTCAGCACCAGCACTATCAGGCCGTAGCCCTGCCCGAATGGTTGCTTGCGGATTCACGCTACTGGCTGGTCATTCCATTGATCGTGGGTGGCGAGTTGCTGGGCTTGGTGGTTTTGGGGCGACCGAGGGCGCCGATCGAGGTCAACTGGGAGGTTCGCGACCTGCTCAAGACCGCCAGCAGCCAGGCTGCCAGCTACCTGGCACAGATGCAGGCGGCCGAAGCCTTGCTCGAGGCGCGCAAATTCGATGCCTTCAATCGCATGTCCGCCTTTGTGGTTCACGATCTGAAGAACATCGTCACGCAGCTGTCCTTGATGATGAAGAATGCAAAGCGGCTTCGAGATAATCCCGAGTTTCAGCAGGATATGCTGGACACGGTGGAGAACTCGCTGGAGAAGATGCGGCAGCTGATGTTGCAGCTTCGCGAGGGTGAGAAGCCCCATGGGGTGAGCAGCGGTGTGGACTTGGTCGGGATTGCCAAACGTCTGGCCGCCGCGGCGGAAGCCAAGGGGCGCCGTTTGAACTTGCAGTTGAGTCAGGGGCTGCGCACGCGCGGCCACGAAGATCGCGTCGAGCGCGTCATTGGTCACGTTGTGCAGAACGCCTTCGATGCCAGTGCGGCTGATGCCGAGGTGCGGCTGGTTCTGGAACAGAATGGCAGCATGGCTCGCCTCATCGTCAGTGATCAAGGCTGCGGAATGAGCGAAGATTTCATCCAGAACCGTCTTTTCAAGCCGTTCCAGACGACCAAATCCAGCGGTATGGGGATTGGCGCTTATGAAAGTTACCAATACCTGCAAGAGTTGGGTGGAAAGATTTCGGTGGACAGCAAACTCAAGATCGGGACCACAGTGACGATTTCATTGCCTTTGTTTCATGGCGGTGGTGCGGGAGAGCACTCTTTGGTGGGAGGCGCATGA
- the prsR gene encoding PEP-CTERM-box response regulator transcription factor, protein MSAVRQQPLLIVEDDLALQKQLKWSLDRFESVLAQDVASAVLQFRRHSPAVVTMDLGLPPDQDSVSEGFKCLEKLLELDPSAKVIVLTGQNDQENALRAIRMGAYDFLSKPVDPDVLSLTVERAYRLYELQQENRRLQTAQQTGALSGLVTRDAQMQRICRTIEKVASSDVTVLLLGESGTGKEVLAQGLHEASKREGRFVAINCAAIPENLLESELFGYEKGAFTGASKTTIGKIETAHGGTLMLDEIGDLPMPLQAKLLRFLQERVIERVGGRKEIPIDVRVIGATHQDLKNQISSGGFREDLYYRLAEIVIDIPALRDRQGDAVLLAHTFLRKFSSELRRPGLSLGEDAIRKIESYAWPGNVRELQNIIKRAAIMADGQQITADDIGIAVAAPLDGEELAVLDLRTVRERAERQAVVAALARVDGNILRAAELLGVSRPTLYDLMDKLQIKA, encoded by the coding sequence ATGAGCGCAGTGCGACAACAGCCTTTGCTGATCGTTGAAGACGATCTTGCGTTGCAAAAGCAGCTCAAGTGGTCACTTGATCGATTCGAATCCGTGTTGGCTCAGGACGTGGCTTCGGCCGTGCTGCAGTTTCGTCGGCACAGTCCTGCCGTGGTGACCATGGATCTGGGCCTGCCGCCCGATCAGGATTCGGTGTCCGAGGGGTTCAAGTGCCTCGAGAAGCTGTTGGAGTTGGATCCTTCGGCCAAGGTCATCGTGCTGACCGGTCAAAACGATCAAGAAAACGCGCTGCGAGCCATCCGCATGGGTGCGTATGACTTTTTGTCCAAGCCCGTCGATCCAGATGTGCTGAGCTTGACGGTCGAGCGCGCTTACCGGCTGTACGAACTGCAGCAAGAGAATCGACGCCTGCAGACCGCGCAACAGACGGGCGCATTGAGCGGCTTGGTGACCCGTGACGCCCAGATGCAGCGCATCTGCCGCACGATTGAGAAGGTAGCCAGCAGCGATGTCACCGTGCTTTTGCTCGGAGAGAGCGGCACCGGCAAGGAAGTGCTGGCCCAGGGCCTGCATGAAGCCTCCAAGCGGGAAGGGCGTTTCGTCGCCATCAACTGCGCCGCCATTCCTGAGAATCTGCTGGAGAGCGAACTGTTCGGCTACGAGAAGGGTGCCTTCACGGGTGCCAGCAAGACCACCATCGGCAAGATCGAGACGGCCCATGGGGGCACGCTGATGCTGGACGAAATAGGCGACCTGCCCATGCCGCTGCAGGCCAAGCTTCTGCGCTTTCTGCAGGAGCGTGTGATCGAGCGCGTTGGCGGGCGCAAGGAGATTCCGATCGATGTGCGGGTGATCGGGGCAACCCATCAGGATCTGAAAAATCAGATCAGCTCGGGCGGCTTTCGCGAGGACCTGTATTACCGACTGGCTGAGATCGTGATCGATATCCCGGCTTTGCGTGATCGCCAGGGCGATGCGGTCCTGTTGGCGCACACCTTCTTGCGCAAGTTCAGCAGCGAGTTGCGTCGGCCCGGACTCAGCCTGGGCGAAGATGCAATTCGCAAGATCGAGTCCTATGCCTGGCCCGGCAATGTGCGTGAATTGCAGAACATCATCAAGCGCGCTGCCATCATGGCCGATGGTCAGCAGATCACGGCTGACGACATCGGTATCGCAGTTGCTGCCCCATTGGATGGCGAGGAGCTGGCCGTTCTGGACTTGCGCACAGTGCGTGAGCGCGCCGAGCGGCAGGCTGTCGTCGCCGCCCTGGCGCGTGTGGATGGCAATATCTTGCGCGCGGCCGAGTTGCTGGGCGTCAGCCGTCCGACTCTGTATGACTTGATGGACAAGCTCCAGATCAAGGCTTGA
- a CDS encoding GNAT family N-acetyltransferase: MLAIPADSMRRGPAAAARWVTHQIEESMSQIRRSNFRKSLHQQLRGLFRKFPQSIRFPFYRRMVDCDPAPDSRLELKIAETQEELEACFQILHDAYVSSGFMKPHPSGMRVTIYHALPTTTTLCAKFDGRVVGTISIVREGVFGFPMQTAFDLTQVRAKGGKIAEISALAVHPEFRRTGGAIFFPLVKFMRQYCVEYFDTRHLVIAVNPDRIELYEAVLCCERLQANVIDHYDFANGAPAVGATLDLRLAPEVFRRTYGGRPPKKDLHNYFFELSLPNIKRPSRKYFTTNDPVMTPELLDYFFNQRTQVLPQLDDRKKSLLWSIYDQVEYRAVLPLLQGSADHGHPLRRHQRYSIRCPGAVEFSVDGSKRNFVLDVIEISLFGFQAECKLNLPLEQDGWAEIDLGQNKRSRVEVRSVRHRETEAGHFYGFKLTEPDTIWRECVAALEMSLTSGDLA, from the coding sequence ATGCTCGCCATTCCCGCTGATTCCATGCGCCGTGGCCCTGCCGCCGCGGCGCGTTGGGTGACGCATCAGATTGAGGAATCTATGAGTCAAATCCGCCGGTCCAATTTCCGCAAAAGCCTCCATCAACAGCTACGCGGCTTGTTCCGCAAGTTCCCGCAGAGCATCCGATTTCCTTTCTACCGGCGCATGGTGGATTGCGATCCCGCGCCTGACAGTCGGCTGGAGCTGAAAATTGCAGAAACCCAGGAGGAGCTGGAGGCTTGCTTTCAGATCCTGCATGACGCCTATGTGTCCAGCGGTTTCATGAAACCGCATCCGTCGGGTATGCGCGTTACGATCTACCACGCATTGCCCACGACCACGACTCTGTGCGCCAAGTTCGACGGCCGCGTGGTGGGCACCATTTCCATCGTGCGGGAGGGGGTGTTCGGCTTCCCGATGCAGACTGCGTTTGATTTGACGCAAGTGCGTGCAAAAGGCGGCAAGATAGCAGAAATATCTGCTTTGGCGGTGCATCCTGAGTTTCGGCGTACCGGCGGCGCGATCTTCTTTCCTTTGGTGAAGTTCATGCGCCAGTACTGCGTCGAGTACTTTGATACCCGCCACCTCGTGATTGCCGTCAACCCTGATCGTATCGAGCTCTATGAAGCCGTGCTTTGCTGCGAGCGCTTGCAAGCCAACGTGATCGATCACTATGACTTCGCCAACGGCGCGCCAGCCGTTGGCGCGACGCTGGACTTACGTTTGGCACCTGAGGTGTTCCGGCGAACTTATGGTGGCCGGCCGCCTAAAAAGGACCTGCACAACTATTTTTTCGAGTTGTCTCTGCCCAATATCAAGCGCCCGAGCCGCAAGTACTTCACCACCAACGATCCGGTGATGACGCCCGAGCTGCTGGACTACTTTTTCAATCAAAGAACCCAGGTTCTTCCGCAGTTGGACGATCGCAAGAAGTCCCTGCTTTGGTCGATTTACGACCAGGTCGAGTACCGGGCTGTTTTGCCCTTGCTTCAAGGCTCTGCGGATCATGGCCATCCATTGCGCCGACATCAGCGCTATTCCATTCGTTGCCCAGGTGCGGTTGAGTTCAGTGTGGACGGCTCGAAGCGCAACTTTGTGCTGGATGTCATTGAAATTTCGCTCTTTGGTTTTCAAGCGGAGTGCAAGCTCAATCTGCCCTTGGAACAAGACGGTTGGGCCGAGATCGATCTGGGGCAGAACAAGCGCTCGCGGGTGGAAGTGCGTTCGGTGCGTCACCGCGAAACCGAGGCCGGGCACTTTTATGGTTTCAAGCTGACCGAACCCGACACCATCTGGCGCGAGTGTGTGGCAGCGCTGGAAATGAGTTTGACTTCAGGGGATCTGGCTTGA